The following coding sequences lie in one Corynebacterium humireducens NBRC 106098 = DSM 45392 genomic window:
- a CDS encoding FAD-binding oxidoreductase, with the protein MQTLSDTGAVLRERSDEFRDAVQQRLYLDVLESRQVFPISLRHTHLELAPACAWVLERTPGTGAVPPEILDRLRELGRDHRRHGFPTEIYPAFATALGHGLRTLDAPHADAAARALDTVCTVMAAAAREADQAGIAPAYSAEVLGVQRRTRHISVVSLEAGVPIPYLPGQHLPVNSTYLPGVWRMFSPALPSNPFGQLEFHIRVLEDSDISQLLATPKPGDYWMFGQPRGGLRITGERDVLMIAHGTGLAPLRAMLFDMLTWEERPRVHLFVAAEYPGELYDLMGLWNLSLVSPWLSVVPVVEHPTDAWWVGATEFSRAPYGLHLQQTGQVGELVASYGAWADRDVLVVGDAAGVRATVEKLIAGGTPAAHIQTEAWENTDDWPSQDG; encoded by the coding sequence ATGCAGACCCTGTCCGACACCGGTGCCGTCCTCCGCGAACGCAGCGACGAGTTCCGGGACGCCGTCCAGCAGCGCCTCTACCTGGACGTGCTGGAGTCCCGGCAGGTGTTCCCTATCTCCCTGCGGCACACGCACCTCGAGCTGGCGCCGGCCTGCGCCTGGGTCCTCGAGCGCACGCCGGGCACGGGGGCGGTTCCGCCGGAGATCCTCGACCGGCTGCGGGAGCTGGGACGGGACCACCGTCGGCACGGTTTCCCGACGGAGATCTACCCGGCCTTCGCCACCGCGCTGGGCCACGGGCTGCGCACGCTCGACGCCCCGCACGCCGACGCCGCCGCCCGGGCGCTGGACACGGTGTGCACCGTCATGGCCGCCGCTGCCCGGGAGGCCGACCAGGCGGGGATCGCCCCCGCGTACTCGGCGGAGGTCCTCGGCGTGCAGCGGCGCACCCGGCACATCAGCGTGGTGAGCCTCGAGGCGGGTGTGCCCATCCCCTACCTCCCCGGACAGCACCTGCCGGTGAACTCGACCTACCTGCCGGGCGTGTGGCGGATGTTCTCCCCGGCGCTGCCGAGCAACCCCTTCGGGCAGCTGGAGTTCCACATCCGGGTGCTGGAGGACTCGGACATCTCCCAGCTCCTGGCCACCCCGAAGCCGGGTGACTACTGGATGTTCGGCCAGCCCCGCGGGGGACTGCGGATCACGGGTGAGCGTGACGTCCTGATGATCGCGCACGGCACAGGCCTGGCGCCGCTGCGGGCGATGCTCTTCGACATGCTCACGTGGGAGGAGCGTCCGCGCGTGCACCTGTTCGTCGCGGCGGAGTACCCGGGCGAGCTCTACGACCTCATGGGACTGTGGAATCTCTCCCTCGTCAGCCCGTGGTTGTCGGTGGTGCCCGTCGTCGAGCACCCCACGGACGCGTGGTGGGTCGGCGCGACCGAGTTCTCCCGCGCCCCCTACGGGCTGCACCTGCAGCAGACGGGGCAGGTCGGTGAGCTGGTCGCCTCCTACGGGGCGTGGGCGGACCGGGATGTCCTCGTGGTGGGTGATGCGGCGGGGGTGCGGGCGACCGTCGAGAAGCTCATCGCGGGAGGTACCCCGGCCGCGCACATCCAGACCGAGGCCTGGGAGAACACCGACGACTGGCCGTCACAGGACGGGTAG
- a CDS encoding ABC transporter permease encodes MRWGWVADNAGRIGELAWAHFSLSWPAILASFLLALPVGWFAHRYRPAREVVVVLTGLLYVIPSLALFVVLPLVLGTSILSPLNVIVAMTLYGLALQVRATVDAFGTVPGDVRQAAIATGYPAWRRILTVELPLAGPALLAGIRVVSASTISLVSVGALIGVASLGTLFTEGFQRSFPTQIIVGLVGTVLLAVLLDAALVLLGRLLMPWARRVG; translated from the coding sequence ATGAGGTGGGGCTGGGTGGCCGACAACGCCGGGCGCATCGGGGAGCTGGCCTGGGCGCACTTCTCGCTGTCGTGGCCCGCGATCCTCGCGTCCTTCCTCCTCGCGCTGCCCGTCGGCTGGTTCGCGCACCGCTACCGCCCGGCCCGGGAGGTCGTCGTGGTGCTCACGGGACTGCTGTACGTCATCCCCTCGCTGGCGCTGTTCGTGGTCCTGCCGCTGGTGCTGGGCACGTCGATCCTCTCGCCGCTCAACGTCATCGTCGCGATGACGCTCTACGGCCTCGCGCTGCAGGTCCGGGCGACCGTCGACGCCTTCGGCACCGTCCCGGGGGACGTCCGGCAGGCGGCGATCGCCACCGGCTACCCCGCGTGGCGCCGAATCCTCACCGTCGAGCTCCCTCTCGCGGGCCCGGCGCTGCTCGCCGGCATCCGTGTCGTCTCGGCGTCGACGATCTCGCTGGTCTCGGTGGGTGCGCTCATCGGCGTCGCGTCGCTGGGCACGTTGTTCACCGAGGGGTTCCAGCGTTCCTTCCCGACGCAGATCATCGTCGGGCTTGTCGGCACGGTGCTGCTCGCGGTGCTTCTCGACGCCGCCCTCGTCCTCCTCGGCCGCCTCCTCATGCCGTGGGCCAGGAGGGTCGGATGA
- a CDS encoding sodium/glutamate symporter encodes MDYTPYSLLIDVGWISLLMVVGNLLRRKVTLFQRLLLPASITAGLLGLVFGPQVLGWINFSDQIGTYTGILIAFVFASMAYAMDLTPSVRTGARQMWSYSTGMFMGQWGLFILLGVFLFKPLFGTESWFGMMLPVGFVGGFGTAAAVGHSLEEAGAVAASSLGFTAATVGTLAAIVGGLIFANWGIRTGRASTMPGELPWDLRSGYIDNVKERPSIGKATTNPSSIEPLALHLGFVMLTVLVAYLVNGFITGILPNVSIPLFAMSFVIGLLGRALLSGLGRKDFLDKNTVNSMSGAATDYLIAFGVASIVPAAIADYWVPLLVLFVLGVVYCTFIFFVLSPEFFGEKWLERGIFSWGWATAAVATGIALLKIVDPKLKSGTLNEYGVAYVGFAPFEIGMTILAPIAVLAGLTAGLGWASLIVGVAVILVPIFTKKTPGAEKRAAAKVGG; translated from the coding sequence ATGGACTACACCCCTTACAGCCTGCTTATCGACGTCGGCTGGATCTCCCTGCTCATGGTCGTCGGCAACCTGCTGCGCAGGAAGGTCACGCTGTTCCAGCGACTGCTCCTGCCGGCCTCGATCACCGCCGGCCTGCTGGGCCTGGTGTTCGGCCCGCAGGTGCTGGGCTGGATCAACTTCTCCGACCAGATCGGCACCTACACCGGCATCCTCATCGCCTTCGTCTTCGCCTCGATGGCCTACGCCATGGACCTCACCCCCTCGGTGCGCACCGGCGCCCGGCAGATGTGGTCGTACTCCACCGGCATGTTCATGGGCCAGTGGGGACTGTTCATCCTGCTAGGGGTCTTCCTGTTCAAGCCCCTCTTCGGCACCGAGAGCTGGTTCGGCATGATGCTGCCGGTGGGCTTCGTCGGCGGCTTCGGCACCGCGGCGGCCGTCGGCCACTCCCTGGAGGAGGCCGGGGCGGTCGCCGCCAGCTCCCTGGGCTTCACCGCCGCGACGGTGGGCACCCTGGCCGCCATTGTCGGTGGCCTCATCTTCGCCAACTGGGGCATCCGCACCGGCCGCGCCTCCACCATGCCCGGCGAACTGCCGTGGGACCTGCGCTCCGGCTACATCGACAACGTCAAGGAGCGCCCGTCGATCGGTAAGGCGACGACGAACCCCTCCTCCATCGAACCGCTGGCCCTGCACCTCGGCTTCGTCATGCTCACCGTGCTCGTCGCCTACCTGGTCAACGGCTTCATCACCGGCATCCTCCCGAACGTGTCCATCCCGCTGTTCGCCATGTCGTTCGTCATCGGCCTGCTGGGACGCGCACTCCTCTCCGGCCTCGGCCGCAAGGACTTCCTGGACAAGAACACCGTCAACTCCATGTCCGGCGCCGCGACCGACTACCTCATCGCCTTCGGCGTCGCGTCGATCGTGCCCGCCGCCATCGCCGACTACTGGGTGCCGCTGCTCGTCCTCTTCGTCCTCGGCGTCGTGTACTGCACGTTCATCTTCTTCGTGCTCTCGCCGGAGTTCTTCGGCGAGAAGTGGCTCGAGCGCGGCATCTTCTCCTGGGGCTGGGCCACCGCGGCCGTCGCCACCGGTATCGCCCTGCTCAAGATCGTCGACCCGAAGCTCAAGTCCGGCACGCTCAACGAGTACGGCGTGGCCTACGTCGGATTCGCCCCCTTCGAGATCGGCATGACCATCCTCGCGCCCATCGCGGTGCTCGCCGGCCTCACCGCGGGCCTGGGCTGGGCGTCCCTCATCGTCGGCGTGGCGGTCATCCTCGTGCCGATCTTCACGAAGAAGACGCCGGGCGCCGAGAAACGGGCCGCCGCGAAGGTCGGAGGGTGA
- the adhP gene encoding alcohol dehydrogenase AdhP, translating to MSAPATFRAAVVEQFGPDVNVRDIDLPTPGRHQALVKLHASGVCHTDLHAAEGDWPVKPEPPFVPGHEGVGEIVELGPGDHDLKVGDMVGNVWLWSACGTCEHCRTGWETLCNDAEYGGYTVNGSFGEYMLVDTRYCARIPEGSDPVEVAPILCAGVTVYKGLKVAETRPGQFMVISGVGGLGHIAVQYAVAMGMRVIAVDIADDKLELAKRHGAEFTVNAKHSDPAEAVQEFTGGGAHGVLVTAVHEAAFGQAIGMARKGGTIVFNGLPPGDFPAPIFEIVFKALTIRGSLVGTRQDLEEALDFYARGMIKPTVHECSLDDVNSVFEDMRHGKIEGRMSIKY from the coding sequence ATGTCTGCCCCCGCCACCTTCCGCGCCGCCGTCGTCGAGCAGTTCGGCCCCGACGTTAACGTCCGCGACATCGACCTGCCCACCCCCGGGCGCCACCAGGCGCTGGTGAAGCTCCACGCCTCCGGCGTCTGCCACACCGACCTCCACGCCGCCGAGGGCGACTGGCCCGTGAAGCCGGAGCCGCCGTTCGTGCCGGGCCACGAGGGCGTCGGCGAGATCGTCGAGCTCGGCCCGGGCGACCACGACCTCAAGGTCGGTGACATGGTCGGCAACGTGTGGCTGTGGTCCGCCTGCGGCACCTGTGAGCACTGCCGCACCGGCTGGGAGACCCTGTGCAACGACGCCGAGTACGGCGGCTACACCGTCAACGGCTCCTTCGGCGAGTACATGCTCGTCGACACCCGCTACTGCGCCCGCATCCCCGAGGGCTCCGACCCGGTCGAGGTCGCCCCGATCCTCTGCGCCGGCGTCACCGTCTACAAGGGCCTTAAGGTCGCGGAGACCAGGCCCGGCCAGTTCATGGTCATCTCCGGCGTCGGCGGCCTCGGCCACATCGCCGTCCAGTACGCCGTCGCCATGGGCATGCGCGTCATCGCCGTCGACATCGCCGACGACAAGCTCGAGCTGGCCAAGCGCCACGGCGCGGAGTTCACCGTGAACGCCAAGCACTCCGACCCGGCGGAGGCCGTCCAGGAGTTCACCGGCGGCGGCGCGCACGGCGTCCTCGTCACCGCGGTCCACGAGGCGGCGTTCGGCCAGGCCATCGGCATGGCCCGCAAGGGCGGCACCATCGTGTTCAACGGCCTGCCGCCGGGGGACTTCCCGGCCCCCATCTTCGAGATCGTGTTCAAGGCGCTGACGATCCGTGGTTCGCTCGTCGGCACCCGCCAGGATCTCGAGGAGGCGCTCGACTTCTACGCCCGTGGCATGATCAAGCCGACCGTGCACGAGTGCTCCCTCGACGACGTCAACTCCGTCTTCGAGGACATGCGCCACGGCAAGATCGAGGGACGCATGTCCATCAAGTACTGA
- a CDS encoding alpha/beta fold hydrolase, which yields MVRTRRRLLLTTVALLVVVLVAGVVLLRDGPEVGSWRSAEAQATYAENYELLIAELPVAPERLDVETPHGVVRALHWPGAGEPVLLIPGRSSGSAQWVENLPGWIGARPIYALDPLGDAGFSTQRVPLDSVGQQADAYVEVLDALGVDRVHVVGHSFGGAQAANLAVWHPDRVASVALMEPVLVIASPPVSLFFWATVASLPLPQSLRDRALAEIGGTTVEAVRSDSPMSRMIDAASRGYSAALPMPGPLTDEQWRTLDMPVRLDLGGRQSLSGGGAAERIRGLLPDATVTVWPDGTHSLPMDRAADFDGLLPDFWAAAEGTGDATP from the coding sequence ATGGTCCGCACCCGCCGCCGTCTGCTCCTGACCACCGTCGCCCTCCTCGTCGTCGTGCTCGTCGCCGGCGTGGTTCTTCTCCGCGACGGCCCGGAGGTGGGGTCCTGGCGTTCCGCGGAGGCGCAGGCCACGTACGCCGAGAACTACGAGCTGCTCATCGCGGAGCTGCCGGTGGCACCCGAGCGGCTGGACGTGGAGACCCCGCACGGCGTGGTCCGCGCCCTCCACTGGCCCGGCGCGGGTGAGCCGGTGCTGCTCATCCCGGGGCGTTCCTCCGGATCCGCCCAGTGGGTGGAGAACCTGCCCGGGTGGATCGGCGCCCGCCCGATCTACGCGCTCGACCCGCTGGGGGACGCCGGCTTCTCCACCCAGCGGGTGCCCCTGGACAGTGTCGGGCAGCAGGCGGACGCCTATGTCGAGGTCCTCGACGCCCTCGGGGTCGACCGGGTCCACGTCGTCGGCCACAGCTTCGGCGGGGCGCAGGCCGCCAACCTCGCGGTGTGGCACCCCGACCGGGTGGCATCGGTGGCGCTCATGGAGCCGGTGCTCGTCATCGCGTCCCCGCCGGTCTCCCTCTTCTTCTGGGCCACCGTCGCCTCCCTCCCGCTGCCGCAGTCCCTCCGGGACCGCGCGCTCGCGGAGATCGGCGGCACCACCGTCGAGGCCGTCCGCTCCGACTCCCCCATGTCCCGCATGATCGACGCCGCCAGCCGCGGCTACTCCGCCGCGCTGCCCATGCCCGGCCCGCTCACGGACGAGCAGTGGCGGACGCTCGACATGCCCGTGCGTCTCGACCTCGGCGGGAGACAGTCCCTGAGCGGCGGCGGGGCCGCCGAACGCATCCGCGGGCTGCTTCCCGACGCCACCGTCACCGTCTGGCCCGACGGCACCCACTCCCTGCCCATGGACCGCGCCGCGGACTTCGACGGGCTGCTGCCCGACTTCTGGGCGGCGGCGGAGGGCACGGGCGACGCCACCCCTTGA
- a CDS encoding ABC transporter ATP-binding protein: MIEFDGVSRTYPGSATPAVEGFSYCVESGSTTVFVGPSGCGKTTLLRMVNRMVSPDAGRVLVRGADVAYLDPVRLRRSIGYVMQHSGLLPHRTVLDNVATVAQLSGMPRTVARQRAVEMLRLVGLHPDLGRRYPAELSGGQAQRVGVARGLVADPDILLMDEPFGAVDPVVRRGLQEEVLALQERKARTILMVTHDIDEAFLLGDRIVLLGDRARIEQTGPPEEFLTAPANDRVREFTGAEGRMLSVENRGGRTLVVDRNGRVRGVLE, translated from the coding sequence ATGATCGAGTTCGACGGCGTCTCCCGCACGTACCCCGGCAGCGCCACACCGGCGGTGGAGGGGTTCTCGTACTGCGTCGAGTCCGGCTCCACGACCGTGTTCGTCGGACCCTCCGGCTGCGGCAAGACGACGCTGCTGCGCATGGTCAACCGGATGGTCTCCCCGGACGCCGGCCGTGTCCTGGTCCGCGGCGCGGACGTCGCCTACCTCGATCCCGTGCGCCTGCGCCGTTCCATCGGCTACGTCATGCAGCACTCCGGTCTCCTGCCGCACCGCACGGTGCTGGACAACGTCGCGACCGTCGCGCAGCTGTCCGGCATGCCCCGGACGGTGGCCCGGCAACGCGCCGTCGAGATGCTGCGCCTCGTCGGACTCCACCCGGACCTGGGGAGACGGTATCCGGCGGAACTCTCCGGCGGGCAGGCGCAGCGCGTCGGGGTGGCCCGCGGTCTCGTCGCCGACCCCGACATCCTCCTCATGGACGAACCCTTCGGCGCCGTCGACCCGGTGGTGCGCCGGGGACTGCAGGAGGAGGTCCTCGCCCTGCAGGAGCGCAAGGCCCGGACCATCCTCATGGTCACCCACGACATCGACGAGGCCTTCCTCCTCGGCGACCGGATCGTCCTGCTGGGCGACCGTGCCCGCATCGAGCAGACCGGCCCGCCGGAGGAGTTCCTCACCGCCCCCGCCAACGACCGGGTCCGTGAGTTCACGGGGGCGGAGGGACGGATGCTGAGCGTCGAGAATCGTGGCGGACGGACCCTCGTGGTGGACCGGAACGGCCGCGTCCGGGGGGTGCTGGAATGA
- a CDS encoding ABC transporter substrate-binding protein, translating into MKLRLTTTVFALAALALSSCSSSDEDPLATSPTADAGDGTITIGTANFPESEIIGQIWAAALEDAGFDVEVTSGIGSREVYLKALEEGSIDLVPEYSGNLAQYYGAELESGASAGDVAEALADVLPAGLVAGDIADGESKDSYRVTRALAEEHGLTTLADLDKLDRVRIAANPEFAERPYGPPGLASVYGVDAAKISVVPISDGGGPLTVAAVLEGAAEVADIYTTSPLLDAAGNEVDLVTLEDPEQLILPQNVLPLMRADAIPQEALDAVNGISGELTTDALVALNLRNIGEEKAEPPVIARDFVADKA; encoded by the coding sequence ATGAAACTCCGCCTCACCACCACCGTGTTCGCCCTCGCCGCCCTGGCCCTGAGCTCCTGCTCCTCCTCCGACGAGGACCCGCTGGCCACCTCCCCGACTGCCGACGCGGGTGACGGGACCATCACGATCGGCACCGCCAACTTCCCCGAGTCCGAGATCATCGGCCAGATCTGGGCCGCCGCACTCGAGGACGCCGGTTTCGACGTCGAGGTGACCTCCGGCATCGGCTCCCGCGAGGTCTACCTCAAGGCCCTCGAGGAGGGCAGCATCGACCTCGTGCCGGAGTACTCCGGCAACCTCGCCCAGTACTACGGCGCCGAACTCGAGTCCGGCGCCTCCGCCGGGGACGTCGCTGAGGCGCTTGCCGACGTCCTCCCCGCCGGGCTCGTCGCCGGTGACATCGCCGACGGCGAGTCCAAGGACTCCTACCGCGTGACCCGTGCCCTGGCCGAGGAACACGGCCTCACGACCCTCGCTGACCTGGACAAACTGGACCGGGTCCGCATCGCCGCCAACCCGGAGTTCGCCGAGCGCCCCTACGGCCCGCCCGGCCTGGCCTCCGTCTACGGCGTCGACGCGGCGAAGATCTCCGTCGTCCCGATCTCCGACGGCGGTGGCCCGCTCACCGTCGCCGCGGTGCTGGAGGGGGCGGCGGAGGTCGCCGACATCTACACCACCTCGCCGCTGCTGGACGCGGCCGGCAACGAGGTCGACCTGGTCACCCTCGAGGACCCCGAGCAGCTCATCCTCCCGCAGAACGTCCTGCCGCTCATGCGCGCAGACGCCATCCCGCAGGAGGCCCTCGACGCCGTCAACGGCATCTCCGGGGAGCTGACCACGGACGCGCTGGTGGCGCTCAACCTGCGCAACATCGGAGAGGAGAAGGCCGAGCCGCCGGTCATCGCCCGGGACTTCGTGGCGGACAAGGCCTGA
- a CDS encoding LLM class flavin-dependent oxidoreductase: MKAFGFLSFGHYAIGNQPGPGAGDTLRQALELAVIADELGVNGAYFRVHHFAPQGASPMPLLGAIIGATKNIEVGTGVIDMRYENPLYLAEEAAALDLLSDGRVALGVSRGSPEPARRGWEAFGYSATEANGSDMARDKFERFLTAIDGYGVAEAAPAEEQYPRMYQPGTPLPVFPHSPGLRRRVWWGAGTHASAEQAARDGVNLMSSTLVSEADGSPLADLQAEQIARYRAEWADAGHDWTPRVSVSRSVFPIVDDRTRDLFGLQATGRDQIGSLGEGTPVTFGRTYAAEPDTLIEQLRADAAVMAADTLMLTIPNQMGVEVNRTILEAFAEHVAPALGWRPASEGRVEGYPLEG, encoded by the coding sequence GTGAAAGCCTTCGGATTCCTCAGTTTCGGTCACTACGCCATCGGCAACCAGCCCGGCCCCGGGGCCGGCGACACCCTCCGCCAGGCACTGGAGCTGGCCGTCATCGCCGACGAGCTCGGCGTGAACGGGGCCTACTTCCGCGTCCACCACTTCGCGCCCCAGGGCGCCTCCCCGATGCCGCTGCTCGGCGCCATCATCGGCGCCACGAAGAACATCGAGGTGGGCACTGGCGTCATCGACATGCGCTACGAGAACCCCCTCTACCTCGCCGAGGAGGCCGCCGCCCTCGACCTGCTCTCCGACGGTCGCGTCGCCCTCGGTGTCTCCCGCGGATCACCGGAACCCGCCCGGCGCGGCTGGGAGGCCTTCGGCTACTCCGCCACCGAGGCCAACGGCTCCGACATGGCCCGCGACAAGTTCGAGCGTTTCCTCACCGCCATCGACGGCTACGGCGTCGCCGAGGCCGCCCCCGCCGAGGAGCAGTACCCGCGCATGTACCAGCCGGGCACCCCGCTGCCGGTGTTCCCGCACTCCCCCGGCCTGCGCCGCCGCGTCTGGTGGGGCGCCGGCACCCACGCCAGCGCCGAGCAGGCCGCCCGCGACGGCGTCAACCTCATGAGCTCCACGCTCGTCTCCGAGGCCGACGGCTCCCCCCTCGCCGACCTGCAGGCCGAGCAGATCGCCCGCTACCGCGCCGAGTGGGCCGACGCGGGCCACGACTGGACGCCGCGGGTGTCGGTGTCCCGTTCCGTGTTCCCCATCGTCGACGACCGCACCCGCGACCTCTTCGGCCTCCAGGCCACCGGTCGCGACCAGATCGGCTCCCTCGGCGAGGGCACCCCGGTCACCTTCGGCCGCACCTACGCCGCCGAGCCGGACACCCTCATCGAGCAGCTGCGTGCCGACGCCGCCGTCATGGCCGCCGACACCCTCATGCTCACCATCCCGAACCAGATGGGCGTGGAGGTCAACCGGACGATCCTGGAGGCCTTCGCCGAGCACGTCGCCCCGGCGCTGGGCTGGCGCCCGGCGTCCGAGGGCCGCGTCGAGGGGTACCCGCTCGAGGGGTAG
- a CDS encoding alpha/beta hydrolase: protein MLPDAPSLRHAAHLLSTDAGWLTEQHDWLTRTVRALPGTGFRGSAAQAAVDRMHHLTAPLHGPPEQMLRVAQVLSMTATLREELDAVARRAVLAVERIPGAEGLLALLLKDLRALGDLLDHACARQVDLLCTSIPAEDPARLGDTPDLGIDAVHELNALTSGLELPPDVRLLEIGGEGAGRLVAAVGDVETAASVTTLVPGVGSSDPAGLPVHLDRARTVAQATGGAAVLWLGYPAPTGLPQALAQEPARAAGSELRVFQQELARRHPGQRRIVVGHSYGAVVAGRAASSGGGLYADDLVLLGSPGAGVGSAAEMTLLGDDPRIHAMTHPVDPIRLVAGTHGPDPTTPGFGARVWPGDREGDHSSYWDDPVLLGLLKGWAQKNPRASSE, encoded by the coding sequence GTGCTTCCCGACGCCCCCTCCCTCCGCCACGCCGCCCACCTCCTGAGCACCGACGCCGGGTGGCTCACCGAGCAGCACGACTGGCTCACCCGCACCGTCCGCGCCCTGCCGGGGACCGGTTTCCGCGGGTCCGCCGCGCAGGCCGCCGTCGACCGGATGCACCACCTCACCGCACCCCTGCACGGCCCTCCGGAGCAGATGCTGCGGGTCGCGCAGGTCCTGTCGATGACGGCCACCCTCCGGGAGGAGCTCGACGCGGTCGCCCGCCGCGCGGTCCTCGCCGTGGAACGGATCCCCGGCGCGGAGGGGCTGCTCGCACTGCTGCTCAAGGATCTGCGCGCTCTCGGGGACCTGCTCGACCACGCCTGCGCCCGGCAGGTGGACCTGCTGTGCACGTCAATCCCCGCCGAGGATCCGGCCCGGCTCGGTGACACCCCGGACCTGGGCATCGACGCCGTCCATGAACTCAACGCGCTCACCTCAGGGCTGGAACTGCCCCCGGATGTCCGGCTCCTCGAGATCGGCGGGGAGGGGGCGGGCCGCCTGGTCGCGGCGGTCGGCGACGTGGAGACCGCCGCCTCGGTGACCACGCTGGTCCCGGGTGTCGGTTCCTCCGATCCGGCGGGCCTGCCGGTGCACCTCGACCGGGCGCGCACCGTCGCGCAGGCCACGGGCGGGGCGGCGGTGCTGTGGCTCGGTTACCCCGCGCCGACCGGTCTGCCGCAGGCGCTGGCGCAGGAACCCGCCCGGGCGGCGGGATCCGAGCTCCGGGTCTTCCAGCAGGAACTCGCCCGACGTCATCCCGGGCAGCGGCGGATCGTCGTGGGGCATTCCTACGGGGCGGTGGTGGCGGGGCGGGCGGCGTCGTCAGGCGGTGGCCTGTACGCCGATGACCTGGTGCTGCTCGGCAGCCCGGGGGCGGGGGTCGGGTCGGCTGCGGAGATGACGTTGCTCGGCGACGACCCGCGGATCCACGCGATGACGCACCCCGTCGACCCGATCAGGCTGGTCGCGGGCACACACGGGCCAGACCCGACGACCCCGGGATTCGGGGCGCGGGTCTGGCCGGGTGACAGGGAGGGCGACCACAGCAGCTACTGGGATGACCCGGTGCTGCTGGGGCTGCTCAAGGGGTGGGCTCAGAAGAATCCCAGGGCGTCATCCGAGTAG
- a CDS encoding carbon-nitrogen hydrolase family protein: MKIGIVQLTSGPDIVENLALAVDGLRQAAAQGARLIVFPEATSQAFDTGRLDRQAQELDGEFATGLREAARELGVTAVAGMFRPADTVERDGKTINRVYNTALVTGPDVHLGYDKLHTFDAFSYRESDTVKPGEGLVTFDVDGTTVGVATCYDIRFPSQFQDLARAGAQVIVVPTSWMDGPEKLYQWRTLTAARALDSTCWIVAAGQARPGGEAEAGQSSGPTGIGHSCVVGPTGRREAEAGYEPEIIVLDLDLEQVTKARRTLPVL, from the coding sequence ATGAAGATCGGCATCGTGCAGCTGACCAGCGGACCGGATATCGTCGAGAATTTGGCCCTCGCTGTCGACGGCCTGCGGCAGGCCGCCGCGCAGGGGGCCCGCCTGATCGTGTTCCCCGAGGCCACGAGCCAGGCCTTCGACACCGGGCGGCTCGACCGGCAGGCCCAGGAGCTCGACGGCGAGTTCGCCACCGGCCTGCGGGAGGCCGCCCGCGAACTCGGCGTGACGGCGGTGGCCGGCATGTTCCGCCCCGCCGACACCGTCGAACGCGACGGGAAGACCATCAACCGCGTGTACAACACCGCGCTCGTCACCGGACCGGACGTCCACCTCGGCTACGACAAGCTCCACACCTTCGACGCCTTCAGCTACCGCGAGTCCGACACCGTCAAACCGGGTGAGGGCCTGGTGACCTTCGACGTCGACGGCACCACCGTCGGCGTCGCCACCTGCTACGACATCCGTTTCCCCAGTCAGTTCCAGGACCTCGCGCGGGCCGGGGCGCAGGTCATCGTCGTGCCGACCAGCTGGATGGACGGCCCCGAGAAGCTCTACCAGTGGCGCACCCTCACCGCGGCCCGCGCGCTCGACTCCACCTGCTGGATCGTCGCCGCCGGCCAGGCCCGCCCGGGTGGCGAGGCCGAGGCCGGGCAGTCCAGCGGCCCCACCGGCATCGGGCACTCCTGCGTGGTGGGGCCGACGGGGCGTCGGGAAGCGGAGGCCGGCTACGAACCGGAGATCATCGTCCTCGACCTCGACCTGGAGCAGGTGACGAAGGCACGGCGGACGCTACCCGTCCTGTGA
- a CDS encoding ABC transporter permease, translated as MNQISLTWAFLTDADRWPLILSRTLDHLGYTALAVGLALAVAVPLGLWVGHSRRGADLVLSVAGALRALPSLGLLTWLTVSLSTGVRMPLVPSTIVLVLLAVPPLLAGIVAGMIAVPRHVVDSARASGFSEAQILGRVEVPLALPVMIGGLRSCVVQVLATATIVAYIGLSGLGRYLIDGLALRDYPQMLAGAVLVTALALVVDLSLALLQKSLQPQGRVS; from the coding sequence ATGAACCAGATCTCGCTCACGTGGGCGTTCCTCACCGACGCGGACCGTTGGCCGCTCATCCTCTCCCGCACGCTCGACCACCTCGGCTACACCGCGCTGGCCGTCGGCCTGGCGCTGGCCGTCGCGGTGCCGCTGGGGCTGTGGGTCGGGCACTCCCGCCGGGGCGCGGACCTCGTGCTCTCCGTCGCCGGTGCCCTGCGTGCCCTGCCCTCCCTGGGGCTGCTCACCTGGCTGACGGTGTCGCTGTCCACGGGGGTGCGCATGCCGTTGGTGCCCTCCACGATCGTGCTCGTCCTCCTCGCCGTGCCGCCGCTGCTGGCCGGCATCGTCGCCGGGATGATCGCGGTGCCGCGCCACGTCGTCGACTCCGCGCGGGCCAGCGGCTTCAGCGAGGCCCAGATCCTCGGTCGCGTCGAGGTGCCGCTGGCCCTGCCCGTCATGATCGGCGGCCTGCGTTCCTGCGTCGTCCAGGTGCTGGCCACCGCCACGATCGTCGCCTACATCGGCCTGTCCGGCCTCGGCCGCTACCTCATCGACGGCCTCGCCCTGCGGGACTACCCGCAGATGCTCGCCGGAGCCGTGCTGGTCACGGCACTGGCGCTGGTCGTCGACCTCAGTCTTGCCCTGCTCCAGAAATCACTGCAACCCCAAGGACGTGTGTCATGA